TTATtagtttaactcatttttaACCATTCTAAGAAGGTTACCCTAGTTTAGACGGAAAAATTAATAGattgttttgaattataaataaaaatataagagtacaaataaatgaaaaaaagttgttaaacgAATGAAgagttataaataaaagaaacaatgaTTTTACTCTCATTATAAACAAGGGAAAAATATAaacgaaaataaataaatttataaaaacattttataatacttgAAAATTACTTATAACCAAAAACGCCAAACCATTTTGTAATATtgtttttagtatattttatttattttaaaaatatatttaatcctaaaaaacaaaagaaagaagttGACACAACGACGTCAAACATATTAATCAGTCAATTGTTTGTGTGAATTGGTAGTATCCATTTATACTATTTCTCCTCCTTTAACAAACCGTAATCAcattaattttacttatttttaatgtcACGAGTCATCTTAAAGATTCACAGTACATAAAATAcctaattattttacaaataaacaagaatgaataattttatattgattaagaAAGTAAggttacataatttaatttaactaattaatgCTAAATAAAGGTATTTCGCAtcatgaataaaaaaatcattaaataaataattagctAAATGAtgttttagaaataatattatttaacaatatataaaattagttaaatttatttttatttaagctCTTCTGTAAGTGCcaaattttttgtttgtatatatttaagTAGGAGGACttgcatattttaaaatttaacactcatgtaatataaatttaataaaccttaaaaaaatattacacacAAATATTTGTAGATAAAATCTTCtcctaaaaggaaaaaaaagtatgCACACAActattatatactataatttttcaataataattttatacaattatttttattacgtatctttttccatttttattttctttctatttctctcttccattaatcatatatttttaaatataaaaaaactatatcaCATCTCTCTCACCGTCTTACTCTCTCTTCCTTATCCTCTCATCAAAATAAACACACGAACCTCTTAAAGAGAAAACTACTCCATTATTTTTCTCATGATTTCGTATTAAaacttacaaataatttttgatTTTATAGTTTTCCTCTCTTATGTTTTCCTTGTATCTGTAACTTAGTTTCTCATACATGAAATTAAAGACATAGTCTTGTAATTGGAGAATATTTTCTCTCTATTGTCATAATCTATTGCTATGcacttatattaaaaaaatgatattttacttGTTATCAACACGTGTCCACTTTTGaagatataatttttcaaagaTATATGCACATTCATAACATCAGTTGGGCATTGAGCAATAGGTGGAGATGAAAGGCGTGTTTTGTGAAAAGACTATTTATACAAAACATGGATGTCtttgtttttattccttctGGCATTTCCTCCTTGTCTTCATAGAATACAGACATTGGTGTTCTATCAGTATATTTCCATGCTCTTTTACAGTGTTTAGACTAAGCTAGGGACATACTATGGAATAACATAGCCAGTACCCACACAAACACAAGAAACAAATACAACATACAATAAATCTAATTATAATACTGAAACCCTTTTAAACTCTTTTGCTAGTCTTTCTCAAATTCCAAAGataaaaacacacacacacacacacacacacacatatatatatatatatatatatatatatatatatatatatatatatatatatatatatatatatatatatatattataaactctGTTGAACTACAATGGTCTTTTTGGTATAgactacaaatatttttttatgttatgtttATGTTCTAGTGTCGTTATCTTATTTCACTACATTTAATAGTTTTGtattgtttaaaaattgaaaagaaaaacaatttaaatatatttttctctttcaatatatttcaatatgttttttaaagataaaactgtaataacaattcaaaattCCAAAACggataaacaacaaaagctttCTATAGAATTATTCAATACATTTCTATATTTAAGACTCAGAACTCAATGGTTAGGTTGAAATGATTTAACATCAATTAACTCACATGTTCAGGTGATAGATGTTTTGCCTTTCTGAGCAATTTTTTGAGAAGAGTTTAGTGCCCTGAGATTGGAATTGAGCATGCTGAATTTCCTGGAGAAAAGTGAAACAGATAGTGAAGATAGAACAAGTGGGATGATTACAAAATGAAGAGAAACAACTTCTTCCAAATCTGAATACAATGAGGAAGGGAACAAACACGGTTTGCGGAAGAATTAGTGTTGCTCGAATTGACAGGTGCACCACATTGCTTACTTTGTGTTATATCACCTTTAACATTATTATACTTGCACGGGGTCACCTTCATTTGTAATCAATCTAATTGTAAGTATTGAAAAAGTGGTGTAATAAAGTGATCTAAAAAATTGACGTGCAAAATAcccatataatattattattgttaactTGTGAATGTGTTGCTGCATAGGCTGGAAAAACAGAACCTGATAGCTTCTTATGAATGGAATGCACTTCAGGACAGATTGACAAAAGCAGTGAACAGAAATATCTGATGGACCCAGGACTAATTGTATTGATCCATGATTATCAAAAATCATGAGTTTTTAATTACACTTGTTCCCCTTCACCTACCACACTAAACAGTAGACTTAACTCACTTCACCTCTGAATTATGCTTTTGGACCACCACATAATATGGGAGGCAAACCATGTTTTGTGGTCCAATTAATTGGCTAACTCTTttcataataaaacaattaacaaaTTGGTCTTCTTCCTAAGTACAGCTTTATCAATACTTAACCTTGTTGTTTGTTCTTAGCACCACAATTCTTTGGGACTGTATATGTTCCCCTGTGGTTATTTCAGccagataaattaaaatacgaAAGACaaattgcatattatatagaaATGAAAGACCTGAGAATGATTAGGCCTCTGTGTTAGTGTATGATAGTCTCACCTGAAATGCATTGATTATGATCTCTAAATGGAAGTTTAAAGAAGAGTGAGGCAGAAAAGGGTGTGATCAGAAATGAATTTAAGGCAGGCAGTGTCCCCTTGTGAGGTACCAATCATCCTTTCCCTCACCTGCCCCGTTGGCAACTTTATCATGAGCCATACACGTAATTCCATGGTTCTGACACCTTGATCTAATTCCCTCATATGAAAGCAAAGTATTAGAGAGTGACGGTATCCCcagatacatacatacacacagtACATTccataaatgaattttatccTCTTATTCTTTTCCTGAATCTTGAAATATGGCTCTACAAACCCACATTGCATGAGGACAAAGCAAAAGGGTGGACACTGGCATAGAACAAAACCACTTGCCCCCacccaaaaagaaaattaaaagcatAATGAAAAGGAGAAGGGGAAATCAAACATAGCCAGCAACAGCATGATGATGTCTGTGGGGACTTCCAATTCCAGCCTATGCATCTTTCCAGGTAATCAAAGCAACTCTAGCTCTATTGCACATTATTCCACTATGCATTTCCCATCACTTATCACTAATCATTCACACAAACCAAAAATTGATCATTCAACAAACAACACCACAATAATGGCAAGGCCAAAATATTAAGCAACCATCCTTTCTTAACCATCACACTATGgaaaaatctttttatcttcattAATCTCAACCCGCTTAATTACTCCACAAATTATTTAACTATTCACTCTATCAAACATCTAGGTTAAGGGTGAATGCTTTTGTCCAAACCACATCTTTAACAATTGAAGTTGAAAGAATGTTGTAAGATTAAACTGTGATTAGAGCAACGCAATCAATGGCAGTAACTGTAGATGATGAGCTTCTTGATTACTAGAAAATAACTAAAGCTCAAAGAAAAAGGGTAAAAGTCAATCAATGGCTTTTTTCACaaaaactgtttttctttttatttttttcattaccTTTTGTTTTATGTTCCTCAACTCTATATATAAGCGCAACCCACACTTTGTTTCTTCTAGTCAATATTCCGGTCAAACAACCTCGCCGGAAAATGGACGAGTCGTGGAGAATGCGAATGGGACTCACGCCGGGGCTCCCTCGCCGCAGATCCATGGAGGACCGCTCCGCCTCCCGCACGCGCCGCTCCATCTTCTTCGCCGCCACCGCCGAGGCGGAAACCCTCGACCCCGACGACTTTGCCGATGTCTTCGGAGGCCCGCCGAGGAGCCTCCTCGCGCACAAGTTCTCCAGGTCCAATTCCTTCTACGAGGAGGTTTTCCGACCGCCGGAGTTCTCGTCTCCGGCAAAGTCGAAGGGCGGCCGGAGCCTGCCGGTGTTCCGGATTCCAGCCAAGAACGAGGCGTTTTACAGCGACATATTCGGGTCGGATGATGACCGGCGGTCGCGGGAGCGGTCGGGGCCGCAGTCGAAGGCTAAATCGAAGTCGAATTCGTCGTCGGCGCTGAGTTCCGAGGAGCTGAGCCCTCTCCGGCCGGCTATCGGTGATGACGTGGCATTATCTGCCTTTGCTTCTAAACTCAGGTACTGAAATGAAATCCCAACTAACTAACTGTTTCGAGAGTCCTTCTGCTACGTTCTGAATTGACCATTTTGCCCTCTGTGATTAGCTCTATTTGCGGTTCTGAATTGAAAGAGTAAGAAGGAGTGTAATATAGAAAATGTATTGCAAGGATTTTTCTTTCAGTAAATTTAGTAGACGAAATATCTTTTCTGGAAAATAAACATCACTGTCTGTGGCATTCCTTAATATtgtgaaaaattataaagtaatatGATTGACAGAGTTATGGTTATGGGAAGTCTGAGGTTTCTTTCTGGGTGATTGTTGCAGGCCAATAAATGTCCCATGCAGATGGAACTCAACCACTATGATGCCTGAGGAACACCCAATTAAACAAGGGGGACCACTTTTTCTATTCAATAATCACTCATTTGAAGTTCATTGTCAGGATAATGAGTACAAGGAGACCTTCAAGAGTCCTCATTTCGGATTCTCACGAAGAGTCTCCTCGCCAGAGACAATTAGTCTCGAATCCAATTCATACCAAAGCATGAAGGTATCCGCTGAGGACTGGGAACTCAGTTCCCCGTTCTCTGCTGTCTCTGGCCTTTGTCAAGAACCTGAGGCAAAATCCTCGGTTCATGATTATATTCTTCCAGAATTCGTCATAGAACAGGACGATGATGAAGTTATGAGCTCCTATGTCATAGAGGTCAACTCCAACCTCAGAGAGGAAAGTTGTGGAACAGCAGACATTGATGAAGCAATAGCATGGGCCAAGGAGAAATTTCAATCACGAAATTCTGATGAAGAATCAAGCTTCAGAAATGAAAGCAGTGAACAAACTATAGCCGTGGAAGGTGATTGTCTTAACCGGAAATAAAATTTTGTGCTTGATTTTTTCAGCTTatcttaaaagaataatttcaaACTAATTCAAACCTGCATGATATAATGCAGGAAGGTCTGATGCAGGTGAATGCCATAGTGATGAATCGGGAAACATTAAATCTTCCAAGGTAGTATGATATATTGGAAAAAACATTGCTTATGAGTAACTAAATAAACGTATGCGTTATATGCCTATAGTTTTCGATAGAAAtttcaaattagaaaaatataaaatacttcGTGAAAAATTGATGAAATCAATTCCATTCAGACAATATCATTTcagaaattgataaaaatacatGGTCATAGAAAGAAATGATAAATATTACCTCAAGTTGTATAATATACTTTATTTACAGGTTGTGATCAAAACAgtccataataaaaaaaatgtaaggaAAGGAACCAAATATTTGTGATTAGAAATGAGTAGGAGTTTAATCCGGCTGCAATTCCTCTCCTATTTAACTTgtcttcttatattttaaagCAGCTGAAACTTCCTACTTTGTGAAATACGTGACTATGACCATTACTAGGATTTTCCTTTACTTCCATTTCTTTTATCTTAGAACACAGATTTATATTGATGTTCTGTTGTTTCTATGAAGGGACAGACAGAAACAGAGAAGCTGGACAGAGATATAAGATTGTGGTCATCTGGCAAGGAAACTGACATTCGGCTACTCCTTTCAACACTACATCAtgtaatgttttctttgttactgatattttagtattgacGAGATTATTGAATCTTCTGTAATTTTATACCCCTTTCTAAGCATGAAGACAACTGGAGAATTgacattattttatgttttcaataaAAGATTTTATGGCCTGAGAGTGGCTGGTATGCTGTTCCTCTTCCGAACCTAATAGAAAGTTCACAAGTGAAGAAGGCCTATCAGAAAGCAAGATTATGCCTCCACCCTGACAAACTGCAGCAAAGAGGCGCAACACTCCTACAAAAGTATATAGCAGAGAAGGCTTTCTCCATTCTTCAGGTTTGTGAAATATGTGTTATATATGCATAAAACCTACTATTTGTTTCAGAGACAATAAAATATCGGCTAAGGATCAACATAGAAATTAAGTTCATATCTACTTTGGAACAGGATGCATGGACTGCATTCATTTCTGAAGACGTTTCCTTCTAAACAGCAGGTGACTCCAATTCCTGATAACTCGGTTTTGGTTTAAAGTTCGTGGGAAAACATCGAGATAAACATTTTGAATGACTAAAGTGATCATATCCATCCAGCAAATACACAAGATGTACATGAAATTTGAAAGCAGCATGTCCATTTGTACAAACTGTTGACTGATGGATCATGGCTCTATTGTTTTGTGTTTGTATCATAAGTTGTTTGACGCTTTTGTAGGTATTATTTTGGAAGTAGTTAACAGGAAGTTATTTGGTTGGTTTCAGTACTTGATTTGTATATGATGACATGAAACCAAGAAATTAgctttttattattcttttggAACCTTATTCTATTCAGATCTCATCAACAGCAGCCCATCAACCTTTTCAGCTCTTTCTGCTGGGTAAGCTTATCAGTTATCATCACATGCTCTTAGATTCCTTTAGCCCTTTTTCCTACAACAGAGATTTCTTGGTATGCCTACAAATGGTCaaattgtaaaattgaaatatttccGGTATCATGTATCAGGCTACTGCTGTGAACAAGGCCTCGGTCCAACTGCTACCTATTCTAAATTTCCATGTTTACACATATTGGCTATTCAGGAAAATATGTAACCTTTTACACCTACATCATTTACATGTAATTTCTATGTCGTTGGTCTCTTGATTATATTTCAATCTTgcagagatttttttttctgactttTGACCTATATGATAAAATTTCCACCATATGTGGTGTTTGGTTTGGAGTGGTCCAATTCAAATTCAgtttagataaaaaatttagtttcgTAGCATGTTTGatcatctttaaaatatatataaacatcaATATTTGCCTGAACATAATTTTGTACAAATAAAAGTTGGAATTACTTTTGCATACTTACAAACTTAACTCCAATTTGCAAATTAATCCAAACATGTCCTTTCAAGTTCCAttgataaatatgaaattacttAACATTTTCACCTTTTGTTCCCAGTATCATGAAATCAAGAAAGaagcactttttttttaatttttgaatctATTCCATTAAGATCTTATCAACTGCAACCCATTTACAAATGAACTATTTGGGCTAGATAATTTTATCCTTAGTGCACAGATTTCCTTAGCCTTTTTCCTACTTCATAGATTTCTAGCTTTGTCTAGATACtgtcaaattataaaattgcaTATTTTAAGCATCTCGTATAGTTACTGCTTAGAACAAGGCATCGTACTGCAAACCTGCATTTAAATTTCCACTCTTACACCTACTGGCTACTGGTAGGAAAATATGAAACCTACAACACCTACATCATGTCATATTTTCATTGTTGATGATCTTATATTTTTTGACAGATTATTTAAATTCTATTCTTGCAGAAACTGCTTTTCTAACTGCTAGCCTAGATGATAAAGTTTCCAAGTTCCAttgataaaatatgaaattactaCACATAGAACTTAATTCAGCTTTTCTTCTCAGTATCATCAATATACTCAATACTATAAAAACGAAACCAGAGATTTGAGACGGAAACTTAACTAGTATATACTAAGAAAGTATGTACTAAGAGTAAAAAATACAAGACATATAAacaatttatcaaacagttcaACTTCATTGGAAAACTTTGCATTCACAGAAGTAAATACACATAATGGAATGCACCCACTATAGTCACCCACATCCCTGCTTTAACAGCTCCCTAAATTCTTCATCAGTGCTTTTAAGCATCACTGACAAAGGTAAAGTGATCCCACTCTGCACAACCTCGGTGTGTCTAGGTTTTATCCTGTTTTCCAAACTAAAAGCAAAGTACTGAGGAAACTCTTTCAGCTCCTCCACTTTTCTCCCCATTTCCCCAGCAAAATAGTCATACTTTGGCTGAAAATTATTCTCTATACTGAAAGTGAGCAGTGCCGGGCATCTCAACACCATATTCCTAATCTCATCCTTGGA
This Vigna angularis cultivar LongXiaoDou No.4 chromosome 4, ASM1680809v1, whole genome shotgun sequence DNA region includes the following protein-coding sequences:
- the LOC108332141 gene encoding uncharacterized protein LOC108332141 isoform X2; this encodes MMMSVGTSNSSLCIFPVNIPVKQPRRKMDESWRMRMGLTPGLPRRRSMEDRSASRTRRSIFFAATAEAETLDPDDFADVFGGPPRSLLAHKFSRSNSFYEEVFRPPEFSSPAKSKGGRSLPVFRIPAKNEAFYSDIFGSDDDRRSRERSGPQSKAKSKSNSSSALSSEELSPLRPAIGDDVALSAFASKLRPINVPCRWNSTTMMPEEHPIKQGGPLFLFNNHSFEVHCQDNEYKETFKSPHFGFSRRVSSPETISLESNSYQSMKVSAEDWELSSPFSAVSGLCQEPEAKSSVHDYILPEFVIEQDDDEVMSSYVIEVNSNLREESCGTADIDEAIAWAKEKFQSRNSDEESSFRNESSEQTIAVEGRSDAGECHSDESGNIKSSKGQTETEKLDRDIRLWSSGKETDIRLLLSTLHHILWPESGWYAVPLPNLIESSQVKKAYQKARLCLHPDKLQQRGATLLQKYIAEKAFSILQQVTPIPDNSVLV
- the LOC108332141 gene encoding uncharacterized protein LOC108332141 isoform X3 encodes the protein MMMSVGTSNSSLCIFPVNIPVKQPRRKMDESWRMRMGLTPGLPRRRSMEDRSASRTRRSIFFAATAEAETLDPDDFADVFGGPPRSLLAHKFSRSNSFYEEVFRPPEFSSPAKSKGGRSLPVFRIPAKNEAFYSDIFGSDDDRRSRERSGPQSKAKSKSNSSSALSSEELSPLRPAIGDDVALSAFASKLRPINVPCRWNSTTMMPEEHPIKQGGPLFLFNNHSFEVHCQDNEYKETFKSPHFGFSRRVSSPETISLESNSYQSMKVSAEDWELSSPFSAVSGLCQEPEAKSSVHDYILPEFVIEQDDDEVMSSYVIEVNSNLREESCGTADIDEAIAWAKEKFQSRNSDEESSFRNESSEQTIAVEGRSDAGECHSDESGNIKSSKTETEKLDRDIRLWSSGKETDIRLLLSTLHHILWPESGWYAVPLPNLIESSQVKKAYQKARLCLHPDKLQQRGATLLQKYIAEKAFSILQDAWTAFISEDVSF
- the LOC108332141 gene encoding uncharacterized protein LOC108332141 isoform X1 produces the protein MMMSVGTSNSSLCIFPVNIPVKQPRRKMDESWRMRMGLTPGLPRRRSMEDRSASRTRRSIFFAATAEAETLDPDDFADVFGGPPRSLLAHKFSRSNSFYEEVFRPPEFSSPAKSKGGRSLPVFRIPAKNEAFYSDIFGSDDDRRSRERSGPQSKAKSKSNSSSALSSEELSPLRPAIGDDVALSAFASKLRPINVPCRWNSTTMMPEEHPIKQGGPLFLFNNHSFEVHCQDNEYKETFKSPHFGFSRRVSSPETISLESNSYQSMKVSAEDWELSSPFSAVSGLCQEPEAKSSVHDYILPEFVIEQDDDEVMSSYVIEVNSNLREESCGTADIDEAIAWAKEKFQSRNSDEESSFRNESSEQTIAVEGRSDAGECHSDESGNIKSSKGQTETEKLDRDIRLWSSGKETDIRLLLSTLHHILWPESGWYAVPLPNLIESSQVKKAYQKARLCLHPDKLQQRGATLLQKYIAEKAFSILQDAWTAFISEDVSF